From a single Oxalobacter vibrioformis genomic region:
- the bioD gene encoding dethiobiotin synthase, translated as MKQFSCFVTGTDTGVGKTLVTCAIIHGLSQQGMTVAGMKPVAAGVTLQNRQWHNEDTDAIISASSIMLPPALVTPYLLKTAISPNIAASLENTVIQWPRISDSYDQIREMAPSVIIEGIGGFKVPLSESYTAADLAVQFGLPVILVVGLRLGCLNHALLSAEAILSRGLPLTGWVANHIDPMMLYDAENIASLEQHIPAPRLAAIPYIKNASIVEAAKYFDFSTLKSQ; from the coding sequence ATGAAACAGTTTTCCTGCTTTGTTACCGGGACAGATACCGGTGTCGGCAAAACACTGGTGACCTGTGCCATCATTCATGGCCTCTCTCAGCAGGGAATGACGGTTGCCGGCATGAAACCGGTGGCCGCCGGCGTCACCCTGCAAAACCGCCAGTGGCATAACGAGGATACCGATGCCATCATCAGTGCATCCAGCATCATGCTGCCTCCCGCGCTTGTGACCCCTTACCTGCTGAAAACCGCCATATCACCGAACATTGCGGCCTCCCTGGAAAATACGGTTATTCAATGGCCGCGAATCAGTGACAGTTACGACCAGATCCGGGAAATGGCCCCTTCCGTCATTATCGAAGGTATTGGCGGATTCAAGGTCCCGCTTTCGGAAAGCTACACAGCGGCCGATCTTGCGGTACAATTCGGGCTGCCCGTGATACTGGTTGTCGGGCTGCGGCTGGGGTGCCTGAACCACGCACTCCTGTCGGCAGAAGCCATTCTGTCACGGGGACTTCCCCTGACAGGCTGGGTCGCCAACCACATTGACCCGATGATGCTGTATGATGCGGAAAACATCGCATCACTGGAACAGCATATTCCGGCACCGCGGCTGGCTGCGATTCCCTATATCAAAAATGCTTCCATTGTTGAAGCAGCGAAGTATTTTGACTTTTCAACGCTGAAAAGTCAGTAA
- the bioB gene encoding biotin synthase BioB: MSQPVIFHKKPAPATLAATATWPTEEVLALFELPFNELLFRAQEIHRTSFPEKDIELATLISLKTGGCTEDCGYCSQSSHHDTDVKASKMLSLDTVLDAAREARANGATRFCMGASGRSPNDRDMEKYEEMVRAVKGLGLETCATLGMLQDDQAKRLKEAGLDYYNHNLDTSPTHYGTIISTHNYQDRLDTLGRVRKAGLKVCCGGIIGMGESRRQRAELISQLANLNPYPESVPINHLVAIEGTPLYGVEALDPLEFVRTIAVARIVMPQARVRMSAGRRELGDTVQALCFLAGANSIFYGDKLLTTENSEAEDDRVLLDKLGLKTKQVTEVKARMPGLKDHDHEHDHHHAHSIL; this comes from the coding sequence ATGTCACAACCTGTTATTTTTCACAAGAAACCGGCACCGGCCACGCTTGCCGCAACCGCAACCTGGCCGACAGAAGAAGTGCTTGCCCTTTTTGAACTGCCGTTCAATGAATTGCTCTTTCGCGCACAGGAAATCCACCGGACCAGCTTTCCAGAAAAAGACATTGAACTGGCAACACTGATCTCGCTGAAAACCGGGGGATGCACGGAAGATTGCGGATACTGCTCACAGTCATCCCACCACGACACCGATGTCAAAGCGAGCAAAATGCTGTCTTTGGATACGGTTCTTGATGCCGCAAGAGAAGCCAGGGCCAATGGCGCCACCCGTTTCTGCATGGGGGCTTCGGGCCGTTCGCCGAACGACCGTGACATGGAAAAATATGAAGAAATGGTGCGCGCAGTCAAGGGACTCGGTCTGGAGACCTGCGCCACCCTGGGTATGCTCCAGGATGACCAGGCAAAACGCCTGAAAGAAGCCGGGCTGGACTATTACAACCATAATCTGGACACTTCGCCAACTCATTACGGCACTATCATTTCCACGCATAACTACCAGGACCGCCTCGACACGCTCGGACGAGTGAGAAAAGCCGGCCTGAAAGTCTGCTGCGGCGGCATCATCGGCATGGGAGAATCGCGCCGTCAGCGGGCAGAGCTGATTTCCCAGCTCGCCAATCTGAACCCTTATCCTGAATCGGTTCCCATCAATCATCTGGTTGCGATTGAAGGCACACCCCTTTATGGCGTGGAAGCACTGGATCCCCTCGAATTTGTCCGCACCATTGCCGTTGCACGCATCGTCATGCCGCAGGCGCGTGTGCGCATGTCGGCCGGCAGGCGCGAACTGGGGGATACGGTCCAGGCGCTGTGCTTTTTAGCGGGGGCCAATTCGATCTTTTATGGCGATAAACTGCTGACAACGGAAAATTCCGAGGCAGAAGATGACCGGGTGCTCCTTGACAAGCTGGGTCTGAAAACCAAGCAGGTTACCGAGGTCAAGGCACGCATGCCGGGTCTCAAAGACCATGACCACGAGCATGACCACCATCATGCGCATTCTATACTATAA
- a CDS encoding 2-hydroxyacid dehydrogenase: MRILYYNAGENPDLWLPRLEAALPEADIREWKAGDNAPADYALVWKPPRDMLSGRTGLKAVFNLAAGVDAILDRQHVLPENVPIIRLEDAGMAVQMAEYVTHAVLRYFRHFDEYDTFASRHEWHPLESADKAGFTIGILGLGVMGKRVAKALLHFGFPVRGWSRTPRQIDGVASFSGNGELDAFLNRTSVLVCLLPLTPETTGILNRRCFSRLKPGAFLINAGRGAHLIESDLMDALDSGQIRAATLDVTVTEPLPPSHPFWQDGRITITPHIAAKTLRDETIAQVTQKLRALEQNGITSGIVDRKRGY; this comes from the coding sequence ATGCGCATTCTATACTATAACGCAGGAGAAAATCCTGATCTCTGGCTGCCTCGTCTGGAAGCAGCTCTGCCTGAAGCGGATATCCGCGAATGGAAAGCTGGTGACAACGCACCGGCAGATTATGCACTGGTCTGGAAGCCGCCCCGGGACATGCTATCAGGCCGTACCGGGCTCAAGGCCGTTTTTAATCTTGCCGCAGGCGTGGATGCGATTTTGGACAGGCAACATGTTCTGCCTGAAAACGTGCCGATCATACGGCTGGAAGATGCCGGCATGGCTGTCCAGATGGCCGAATATGTCACTCATGCTGTTTTGCGCTACTTCCGCCATTTTGACGAATATGACACTTTCGCCAGCAGGCACGAATGGCATCCGCTTGAATCGGCTGACAAGGCTGGCTTTACCATCGGTATCCTGGGACTTGGGGTGATGGGCAAACGGGTTGCCAAAGCGCTTTTGCACTTCGGCTTCCCGGTCAGGGGCTGGAGCAGAACCCCCAGACAGATTGATGGTGTCGCCAGTTTTTCTGGCAATGGTGAACTGGATGCTTTTCTGAATAGGACCAGTGTACTGGTCTGCCTTTTGCCCCTGACACCAGAGACCACCGGCATATTGAACAGACGCTGCTTTTCGCGCCTGAAACCGGGCGCATTTCTCATCAACGCCGGGCGCGGCGCCCATCTCATTGAATCCGACCTGATGGATGCGTTGGATTCCGGGCAAATCCGTGCGGCCACACTGGACGTTACGGTTACCGAACCGCTGCCGCCATCCCATCCTTTCTGGCAGGACGGGCGAATCACCATCACACCCCATATTGCCGCAAAGACGCTTCGTGATGAAACCATTGCCCAGGTGACGCAAAAGCTGAGGGCATTGGAACAAAACGGAATAACAAGCGGGATAGTGGACAGAAAGCGCGGCTACTGA
- a CDS encoding cell division protein ZapA has translation MIHVDVTIMGQSYRLACQEGEERPLREAVAYLDDKMCAIRDAGKVRGNDRIAMMASISIAAELLSVKAPRGPLSDFTLSEVRQKIALMHEALDKALAPQEDLF, from the coding sequence ATGATCCACGTTGACGTCACCATTATGGGCCAGTCATACCGGCTGGCATGCCAGGAAGGCGAAGAGCGTCCCTTGCGCGAAGCGGTTGCCTATCTGGACGACAAGATGTGTGCGATCCGTGATGCCGGAAAGGTTCGCGGCAATGACCGGATTGCCATGATGGCTTCTATTTCGATTGCAGCCGAACTGCTGTCGGTAAAGGCGCCAAGAGGGCCCCTCTCAGATTTCACGCTGTCTGAAGTCAGACAGAAAATTGCGCTTATGCATGAGGCGCTGGACAAGGCGCTGGCGCCCCAGGAAGATCTCTTCTGA
- a CDS encoding DUF904 domain-containing protein — MTSDFESLAEKINQLAELTVALRRENAELRIRNAELTGEQSIVNQRLAQARERIAGLISTLPMAVMEEEEAGE; from the coding sequence ATGACTTCCGATTTTGAATCGCTTGCTGAAAAAATAAACCAGTTGGCCGAGCTGACAGTGGCTTTGCGCCGCGAAAATGCGGAATTACGCATCCGCAATGCCGAGCTGACAGGCGAGCAAAGCATCGTGAATCAGCGTCTTGCCCAGGCCAGAGAGCGGATTGCTGGATTGATCAGCACCCTGCCAATGGCCGTGATGGAAGAAGAGGAGGCTGGTGAATGA
- the cmk gene encoding (d)CMP kinase — MSILPSQSTTAFVITIDGPTASGKGTVAQIVAERLGFHYLDSGALYRLVALSVLRSGTSIEDEAAVAKLAKTLPCHFENGRIFLADDDVTDTIRAENVGNMASRVGALPAARATLFSLQTGFKRPPGLVADGRDMGTVIFPDAELKVFLTASVEARAQRRYKQLIEKGFPAKISDLRQDLHERDQRDTFRSIAPLAPAADAKPLDTTHLGIEEAVSQILEWYAAKKH; from the coding sequence ATGAGTATACTTCCTTCACAATCAACCACTGCTTTTGTCATTACCATAGACGGTCCTACGGCTTCCGGCAAAGGCACGGTTGCCCAGATTGTGGCAGAGAGGCTGGGATTTCATTACCTGGATTCCGGCGCACTGTACCGTCTGGTCGCCCTTTCTGTGCTGCGCTCCGGCACATCCATTGAAGACGAAGCGGCTGTCGCGAAACTGGCCAAAACCCTGCCCTGCCATTTTGAGAATGGCCGGATATTTCTTGCCGATGACGATGTAACCGACACCATTCGCGCTGAAAATGTCGGCAATATGGCTTCCCGCGTTGGCGCCCTGCCTGCTGCCAGAGCCACCCTTTTTTCATTACAGACAGGCTTCAAACGCCCGCCAGGCCTCGTTGCAGATGGCCGTGACATGGGAACCGTGATCTTTCCTGACGCCGAACTCAAGGTCTTTTTGACGGCCAGTGTGGAGGCTCGCGCGCAAAGACGTTATAAGCAGTTGATAGAAAAAGGATTTCCTGCTAAAATTTCCGATCTTCGCCAGGACCTTCACGAGAGGGACCAGCGCGACACTTTCAGAAGCATCGCGCCACTGGCGCCTGCTGCTGACGCAAAGCCCCTTGATACCACCCATCTCGGGATTGAAGAGGCTGTCAGTCAGATACTGGAATGGTACGCGGCGAAAAAGCATTAA